agtcagaggcagaataaaggaggagctggggtggaggagggttgtaaagaGCGGCTTGCAGAAGGAGCATCAAAGCATAGCCTGAAAAGAgaggtttaaaaatggcagcatacaTGCAATTTGTCAATATTTTGCTGGATGAATAAATCTGctatcagctgatgagggcttgcgagatcagctgatctcagttatgtggcagcgcttgactctgTAGCCTGCCTAGATTTATTGTAACCTGgaagaggctattttgtattgatatggtTTGGctttgccttgaaattttggctcaATCTGAGGTATGCCCTGGGAtaaaaagattgaaaaccactgccctaTGGGATAAACAGTGTAGAAAGTGGGTGGATGGAGAGTGAATGAAATTGCAACATAATAAAATGTTGATAAAGGTCAAAGACTGACTAAAGGTTAACAGCCTTTTTCCCTTCAAATGCAAATAAAGTCAAGTATActtgatttatttataattcCAGGTGAATGTTGTTATATTGCAGAATGCAATTGCTTACGTTAACTTGACTTGTACAAACAGCAGTGATATGGATATGGAATCGGAATCATTAGCGTAAACGTGACTAGGTGACGTATACACTAATGATATGGCCTTTTTCAGAATAACACCATTTCGGAGATTATCCAATGAAACAATAGTAGCTGTGCGTAGTTAGCATCATTTAGCATGCTAACGCTAGCATCTGGAGAAACGTCCGCAGTATACTCACAGATGGTTGCAGAGGACGACGGGGGATGGTGGTCTGTACTCGTAAGTCTCTGTAGAATTCGTACTTTCTGGTGGTATTTCATATTTAGCCGTTTCTGACGGCTGCTCGCTGAACGGGATCGCTGTAGCCCCCTGACCAGGAGATGTAGAAGGAGACTCCGTCGTCGTTGAGTTTTGGGAGTGAATTCCATTCAGACATTGCAGCAGAATCACCGTCAGCAGGAGTAAAAACTGTCCACACAGCAGAATGTAACTCACCGAAATCATCGTCACTCTAAAATAGTTAAACAGCCGTTGGTCCTCCGACAAAAAACCACATAGTTGACATAAAGTAGGCTATCTGATGGCACCCTAACGTTGGAACGGTCTGTTTGGGTTTCCTGTGTGTGACGtcatcttcttcctccttctcgtGGTCTGTGGCTGTTGGCTAATAACTTACAGTAGCATTACCGCCCCCTGCCGGCCTGTAGTGGGATCGTAGTAGCTTTATTGCATTGATTCTTCAAACTTTGACCCTTGTCCCCTGAGTTCCTTTGGAAATTTCTCAAAGTTGTAATGCTTCGGTGAGTGACTGTCTTAAAACCAATCTTTTCTGTCCATAGAGCTACAATACTCCCGTCTCCCTTTTCGTATAACCCTCTATTCAGAGCAAAATCCAaatcctcttttctttctttttttttttttgttttttttaataaaagtttcCCTCACTACTTTCCTTTGGATGCTGAAATAGTATGTCCTTATTGCCTTTACCTCAAACACCTTTTAAACAGTTCATATGTAATTAACAGACAAAAGTGGACTTATGACTTTCCTGTTGCGTTCAATCTGGTTGTCTTTGGGTATCGTGGATGGTGCCTTCTGCACCCCTGTGCCAGTGATAGCAAAGGTCAGATGCATTTATGTCTTCGGGTTGTCTTTTTGGTCATCCTTCACACATTTGTGCATCTAAGTCATACTTGTGTTCTCAACAAGGCTTTCAGGATTCTTTCTTCAATGCTTGCACAGATGTCCActatggaagaggattagggccactgaaaaaagaaaattctaggtgcaattttattttttaaaagtcagaattctgagttcaaagtcagaattctgacttcctAAAAATGCtagaattatgactttaatcccagaattctgactttaaactgagaattctgacttttttctcagaatccTGAATTTTTCTAACCTGAgatgtcagatggatgtgtttcacacatccatctgggaaagcttcaatagcaGACAtctgggaaaaggcagaggctttgaaaaaactcagagtgtgattggataaacgttctgtctgtcacatctctacaggccaatcagagcaacaaaacacgtgacatagccgctattgagctgcgcgtgcgcagctactgaggaataacgcgaaacatggcgaccatagacatgtaa
The Cheilinus undulatus linkage group 5, ASM1832078v1, whole genome shotgun sequence DNA segment above includes these coding regions:
- the tm2d2 gene encoding TM2 domain-containing protein 2 — translated: MISVSYILLCGQFLLLLTVILLQCLNGIHSQNSTTTESPSTSPGQGATAIPFSEQPSETAKYEIPPESTNSTETYEYRPPSPVVLCNHLPEEFIYCQDPVDHAGNNSAYLELGYGCVGWGGQTQKEVNHTPVICTALDGIECHGQREFLRGNVPCIK